The proteins below are encoded in one region of Ornithinimicrobium avium:
- a CDS encoding LOG family protein produces the protein MTERWRQDRREHRKGAVTLRGERVPASTTDQRLLDSREPADWLHADPWRVLRIQAEFVEGFGTLAELGPAVSVFGSARISPDHPSYRMAEQVGAELVRAGYAVITGGGPGVMEAANKGAAEAGGTSVGLGIELPFETGLNDYVDVGVNFRYFFVRKTMFVKYSEGFVVLPGGVGTLDELFEAITLVQTGKITSFPIVLLGNGFWAPLLDWIRDTLLAEGMIAEKDLELVRTTDDVAEGVRWIVEARAGRGAAPFTPGV, from the coding sequence GTGACGGAGCGATGGCGCCAGGACCGACGTGAGCACCGCAAGGGTGCGGTGACGCTGCGCGGCGAGCGGGTGCCCGCCAGCACCACCGACCAGCGGCTGCTGGACAGCCGGGAGCCGGCCGACTGGTTGCACGCCGACCCGTGGCGGGTCCTGCGCATCCAGGCCGAGTTCGTCGAGGGGTTCGGCACCCTCGCGGAGCTGGGCCCGGCCGTCTCGGTGTTCGGCTCGGCACGGATCTCGCCGGACCATCCGAGCTACCGGATGGCCGAGCAGGTCGGGGCCGAGCTGGTCCGGGCCGGGTATGCCGTGATCACCGGTGGCGGGCCTGGCGTCATGGAGGCGGCCAACAAGGGCGCCGCCGAGGCGGGCGGCACCTCGGTCGGGCTGGGCATCGAGCTGCCCTTCGAGACCGGGCTGAACGACTACGTCGACGTGGGCGTCAACTTCCGCTACTTCTTCGTCCGCAAGACGATGTTCGTCAAGTACAGCGAGGGTTTCGTCGTGCTGCCCGGTGGGGTGGGGACCCTGGACGAGCTCTTCGAGGCGATCACCCTGGTGCAGACCGGCAAGATCACCAGCTTCCCGATCGTGCTGCTCGGCAACGGCTTCTGGGCCCCGCTCCTGGACTGGATCCGGGACACCCTGCTGGCCGAGGGGATGATCGCCGAGAAGGACCTCGAGCTGGTGCGGACCACCGACGACGTGGCCGAGGGCGTGCGCTGGATCGTGGAGGCCAGGGCAGGTCGCGGCGCGGCCCCCTTCACCCCTGGCGTCTGA
- a CDS encoding DivIVA domain-containing protein, protein MIIVVAVVVVLLVGAAAAWVVGRADVPGVAEAVTTESARPLPAGPLDADDVHDVRFDQAVRGYRMAQVDDALARLGQELRDRDVEIARLRDAASHSEGWT, encoded by the coding sequence GTGATCATCGTCGTGGCCGTCGTCGTCGTGCTCCTGGTGGGCGCGGCGGCGGCCTGGGTCGTCGGTAGGGCCGACGTCCCGGGCGTGGCCGAGGCGGTGACGACGGAGTCGGCACGACCTCTGCCGGCAGGCCCGCTCGACGCGGACGACGTCCATGACGTCCGCTTCGACCAGGCCGTGCGGGGCTACCGCATGGCCCAGGTCGACGACGCGCTCGCGCGTCTGGGGCAGGAGCTGCGGGACAGGGACGTCGAGATCGCCAGGCTGCGCGACGCAGCCTCGCACAGTGAAGGGTGGACCTGA
- a CDS encoding DNA-3-methyladenine glycosylase I — protein MTITATHHDLTVGPDGVVRCSWPGLSHADYRDYHDREWGKPVHGETALLERLCLEGFQTGLSWLVILRKRPAFRAAFAGFDAEVVADFGARDVERLMEEESIVRNRRKIEATIQNARATLALRDSGGLEELLWTHAPEPTPRPMGFGDVPTQTTESELLAKRLRKAGFVQLGPTTVYAAMQACGLVDDHLVGCFRAGASRSGSRVTGARLTS, from the coding sequence ATGACGATCACCGCGACGCACCACGACCTCACCGTCGGACCGGACGGGGTAGTGCGCTGCAGCTGGCCGGGGCTGAGCCACGCCGACTACCGCGACTACCACGACCGCGAGTGGGGCAAGCCGGTCCACGGGGAGACCGCGCTGCTCGAACGACTCTGCCTCGAGGGCTTCCAGACCGGGCTGTCCTGGTTGGTCATCCTGCGCAAGCGGCCCGCCTTCCGGGCAGCCTTCGCCGGCTTCGACGCCGAGGTCGTCGCCGACTTCGGTGCCCGCGACGTCGAGCGCCTCATGGAGGAGGAGTCGATCGTGCGCAACCGTCGCAAGATCGAGGCCACGATCCAGAACGCCCGGGCCACGCTCGCGCTGCGCGACAGCGGTGGGCTCGAGGAGCTCCTCTGGACGCACGCCCCCGAGCCGACGCCGCGCCCGATGGGCTTCGGCGACGTGCCCACCCAGACCACGGAGTCCGAGCTGCTCGCCAAACGCCTGCGCAAGGCCGGTTTCGTCCAGCTCGGCCCCACGACGGTCTACGCCGCGATGCAGGCCTGCGGCCTGGTCGACGACCACCTCGTCGGCTGCTTCCGTGCCGGGGCCTCCCGGTCCGGGTCCCGGGTGACCGGAGCGCGCCTCACCTCATGA
- a CDS encoding enoyl-CoA hydratase/isomerase family protein, with protein sequence MDDQTSPVLLERADGVATVTLSRPEAMNALDLGTKESLLAVLREVAADADVRCVVLTGTGRAFSVGQDLKEHVRLLGEDPEELWTTVSRHYNPVVELLATMDKPVVAAVNGVAAGAGAAFAFAADLRYLAASSGFNLAFTGIALSCDSGTSWSLPRLVGTGRAKELLYFPRTVPAQEALELGLATEVVPDEELAGRVAEVARTLAAGPTRAYGAVRRAVAFSGSHGLTDSLGFEDEMMTRTGCSEDHRAAVDAFLAKERPVFTGR encoded by the coding sequence ATGGACGACCAGACCTCCCCCGTGCTCCTCGAGCGTGCCGACGGTGTCGCCACCGTGACGCTCTCCCGCCCCGAGGCGATGAACGCCCTGGACCTGGGGACCAAGGAGTCGCTGCTCGCGGTCCTGCGCGAGGTGGCCGCGGACGCCGACGTCCGCTGCGTCGTGCTGACCGGCACGGGCCGTGCCTTCTCGGTGGGCCAGGACCTCAAGGAGCACGTCCGGCTGCTGGGCGAGGACCCCGAGGAGCTGTGGACGACCGTCTCCCGCCACTACAACCCGGTCGTCGAGCTCCTCGCCACGATGGACAAGCCGGTGGTCGCCGCGGTCAACGGGGTCGCTGCGGGCGCGGGTGCCGCCTTCGCCTTCGCCGCCGACCTGCGCTACCTGGCGGCCTCGTCCGGCTTCAACCTGGCGTTCACCGGGATCGCGCTGTCCTGCGACTCGGGCACGTCATGGTCGCTGCCGCGGCTGGTCGGCACGGGCCGGGCCAAGGAGCTCCTCTACTTCCCGCGCACGGTGCCGGCGCAGGAGGCCCTGGAGCTGGGTCTGGCGACCGAGGTCGTCCCGGACGAGGAGCTGGCCGGGCGCGTCGCCGAGGTGGCCCGCACCCTGGCGGCCGGCCCGACGAGGGCCTACGGCGCGGTCCGGCGCGCGGTCGCCTTCTCCGGCTCGCACGGGCTGACGGACTCGCTGGGCTTCGAGGACGAGATGATGACGCGCACCGGGTGCAGCGAGGACCACCGGGCCGCCGTGGACGCCTTCCTGGCCAAGGAGCGGCCGGTCTTCACCGGTCGCTGA
- a CDS encoding PaaX family transcriptional regulator: protein MHARSAVVDLYGDHLPEHGWWAPVAGVVALASCCGVQPAATRTAVSRLVRQGWLRAERRGEARGYAATSLARERLAAAHRRIYAEQPPPWDGRWHLVVVDGNGDRRRRDRVAASLGYLGYARLGGATWVSPWVSTELGPALSAHGASWTGWTASPHHDPAALTAGLWDLTGLGAAYRDFARRLPAPASVAALGPAAAFPVRTALVHEWRKFLFRDPALPVEVLPPDWPGQAVRQQFLQVAEALRPASASFVAGVLDGAVKSPGTPAEAAT from the coding sequence GTGCACGCACGTTCCGCCGTCGTCGACCTCTACGGCGACCACCTGCCCGAGCACGGGTGGTGGGCCCCGGTCGCCGGGGTCGTCGCGCTGGCCTCCTGCTGCGGGGTCCAGCCGGCCGCGACGCGCACCGCGGTCTCCCGGCTGGTGCGCCAGGGCTGGCTGCGCGCGGAGCGCCGGGGCGAGGCCCGTGGGTACGCCGCCACTTCCCTCGCGCGCGAACGGCTCGCCGCCGCGCACCGGCGGATCTACGCCGAGCAGCCGCCTCCGTGGGACGGCCGCTGGCACCTGGTGGTCGTGGACGGCAACGGGGACCGGCGCCGGCGGGACCGGGTCGCGGCCTCGCTGGGCTACCTCGGCTACGCGCGGCTGGGAGGGGCGACCTGGGTCAGCCCGTGGGTCAGCACCGAGCTCGGCCCTGCCCTGTCCGCGCACGGCGCCTCGTGGACCGGTTGGACGGCCAGCCCGCACCACGACCCGGCGGCGCTCACCGCTGGCCTGTGGGACCTGACCGGGCTGGGGGCGGCCTACCGGGACTTCGCCCGTCGGCTCCCCGCTCCTGCCTCCGTCGCCGCCCTCGGACCGGCGGCCGCCTTCCCGGTGCGCACCGCGCTGGTCCACGAGTGGCGCAAGTTCCTCTTCCGCGACCCCGCCCTGCCGGTCGAGGTGCTGCCCCCGGACTGGCCCGGTCAGGCCGTGCGGCAGCAGTTCCTCCAGGTCGCCGAGGCGCTGCGGCCAGCTTCCGCGTCCTTCGTCGCCGGGGTGCTGGACGGGGCCGTGAAAAGCCCCGGGACGCCGGCGGAAGCGGCCACGTAG
- a CDS encoding DUF3117 domain-containing protein, with the protein MAAMKPRTGDGPLEVTKEGRGIVLRMPLEGGGRLVVEMNPDEATALGDAIKECMG; encoded by the coding sequence ATGGCAGCAATGAAGCCTCGCACCGGAGACGGTCCCCTGGAGGTCACGAAGGAGGGGCGCGGCATCGTGCTGCGCATGCCGCTGGAGGGTGGCGGTCGCCTGGTCGTGGAGATGAACCCTGACGAGGCCACGGCGCTCGGCGACGCCATCAAGGAGTGCATGGGCTGA
- a CDS encoding O-methyltransferase yields the protein MAAAKASSLAYAEDFITPHPVIEQAQRRGEELGAAPLANAAGATLRLLAAAVGARHVVEVGTGAGSSGLWLLQGMPRDGILTTIDEDPEHQRAARQAYAEAGIPPQRTRVITGEAQQVLGRLTDGAYDLVLVDADKEGYPTYVEEAVRLLRVGGVLALDNMLWHDRVADPANRDEVTTLLRDLGKKLRDDDRLQPALLPVGDGLFVAVRRPD from the coding sequence ATGGCAGCTGCGAAGGCGTCCTCCCTGGCCTACGCCGAGGACTTCATCACTCCCCACCCGGTCATCGAGCAGGCGCAGCGTCGTGGCGAGGAGCTCGGCGCCGCCCCGCTGGCGAACGCGGCCGGTGCGACGCTGCGGCTGCTGGCCGCGGCCGTCGGCGCCCGGCACGTGGTCGAGGTCGGCACGGGGGCCGGCAGCTCAGGCCTGTGGCTGCTGCAGGGTATGCCGCGCGACGGCATACTCACCACGATCGACGAGGACCCCGAGCACCAGCGCGCCGCTCGGCAGGCCTACGCCGAGGCCGGGATCCCCCCGCAGCGGACCCGGGTGATCACCGGCGAGGCCCAGCAGGTCCTGGGTCGGCTCACCGACGGCGCCTACGACCTCGTCCTCGTGGACGCGGACAAGGAGGGCTACCCGACCTACGTCGAGGAGGCCGTCCGGCTGCTGCGCGTGGGCGGGGTCCTGGCGCTGGACAACATGCTCTGGCACGACCGCGTCGCCGACCCCGCCAACCGCGACGAGGTCACCACGCTCCTGCGCGACCTGGGCAAGAAGCTGCGCGACGACGACCGGCTCCAGCCGGCGCTCCTGCCCGTCGGCGACGGACTGTTCGTGGCGGTCCGCCGCCCGGACTGA
- the sigE gene encoding RNA polymerase sigma factor SigE: MSSEPTDVAAGPAQGADDGQAWVQPSWDAIVRQHSARVYRLAYRLTGDPHEAEDLTQDVFVRVFRSLDTFRPGTFEGWLHRITTNLFLDKVRRRQRIRFDALTEELSARLPLRATGTDPEQVFEMTHLDSDIQEALNALPPQFRAAVVLSDIEGCTYEEVAQALGIKMGTVRSRIHRGRALLRQSLEHRRPSSPGRTVGIYHRPSPALG; the protein is encoded by the coding sequence ATGAGCTCGGAGCCGACGGACGTCGCGGCCGGACCTGCACAGGGCGCGGACGACGGGCAGGCGTGGGTCCAGCCGTCGTGGGACGCGATCGTGCGCCAGCACTCCGCGCGCGTCTACCGCCTCGCCTACCGGCTCACCGGCGACCCGCACGAGGCCGAGGACCTGACGCAGGACGTGTTCGTGCGCGTCTTCCGCTCGCTGGACACCTTCCGTCCCGGCACCTTCGAGGGCTGGCTGCACCGGATCACGACGAACCTGTTCCTGGACAAGGTTCGCCGCCGTCAGCGGATCAGGTTCGACGCGCTCACCGAGGAGCTCAGTGCCCGGCTGCCGCTGCGCGCCACCGGCACCGACCCCGAGCAGGTCTTCGAGATGACCCACCTGGACTCCGACATCCAGGAGGCCCTGAACGCACTGCCCCCGCAGTTCCGCGCCGCCGTCGTGCTCTCCGACATCGAGGGGTGCACGTACGAGGAGGTAGCCCAGGCGCTCGGGATCAAGATGGGCACGGTGCGCAGCCGGATCCACCGCGGACGCGCGCTGCTGCGTCAGTCGCTGGAGCACCGCCGTCCCAGCTCCCCGGGCCGCACCGTCGGCATCTACCACCGGCCGTCCCCGGCCCTCGGGTGA
- a CDS encoding S1C family serine protease, which translates to MTEPTEPTERIPLDRTGPLPGPGGPARPASPPRRRRAAPVVLASLVAGLIGGLGGGILAQTLQVGEGTAQETATSAGLPDPVPVAVAPDGTVQALSKAVLPSVALISIGADGVGGQGSGFVIREDGYVLTNHHVIRAAAARGGQITVELPGQEPMEAEVVGSDPAYDIAVLKVDRQGLTPLAFADPQGVEVGQTVVAVGAPLGLDSTVTAGIVSALDRPVVAGEDDVVSYINAIQTDAAINPGNSGGPLLDLAGNVVGVNSAIAQMPSSAASSAGSIGLGFAIPAQQAERTATQLIETGTSQHPVMGVHIDLLWAGEGARVLGEVRGGAPPVIPGGPAEAAGVRPGDIIVSVDGTRIRDAQHLLVELRSHAVGDTVEMALRGEDGQERTVDIVLAGAED; encoded by the coding sequence ATGACCGAGCCGACCGAGCCGACCGAGCGGATCCCGCTGGACCGCACCGGCCCGCTGCCCGGGCCAGGGGGGCCCGCCCGGCCGGCGTCGCCACCACGTCGCCGCCGGGCCGCGCCGGTCGTGCTGGCCTCGCTGGTCGCCGGGCTGATCGGCGGCCTGGGCGGGGGGATCCTCGCCCAGACGCTCCAGGTCGGCGAAGGCACCGCGCAGGAGACGGCGACCTCCGCAGGTCTTCCCGACCCTGTCCCCGTCGCCGTCGCCCCGGACGGGACCGTGCAGGCGCTGTCCAAGGCGGTGCTGCCCAGCGTGGCGCTGATCTCGATCGGCGCCGACGGCGTCGGCGGGCAGGGATCGGGCTTCGTGATCCGGGAGGACGGCTACGTGCTGACCAACCACCACGTCATCCGCGCCGCTGCCGCCCGCGGCGGGCAGATCACCGTCGAGCTGCCCGGCCAGGAGCCGATGGAGGCCGAGGTGGTCGGGTCCGACCCGGCCTACGACATCGCCGTCCTCAAGGTGGACCGGCAGGGACTGACGCCGCTGGCGTTCGCCGATCCGCAGGGGGTGGAGGTCGGTCAGACCGTGGTCGCGGTCGGGGCGCCGCTCGGCCTGGACAGCACCGTCACCGCAGGGATCGTCTCGGCGCTCGACCGGCCGGTGGTCGCCGGTGAGGACGACGTCGTGAGCTACATCAACGCGATCCAGACCGACGCCGCGATCAACCCGGGCAACTCCGGCGGCCCGCTGCTGGACCTGGCCGGCAACGTCGTCGGGGTCAACTCCGCCATCGCGCAGATGCCGAGCAGCGCGGCCTCGTCCGCAGGCAGCATCGGACTGGGCTTCGCCATCCCGGCCCAGCAGGCCGAACGCACCGCCACCCAGCTGATCGAGACCGGGACCAGCCAGCACCCGGTCATGGGCGTGCACATCGACCTGCTCTGGGCCGGCGAGGGCGCCAGGGTGCTCGGCGAGGTCCGCGGCGGGGCACCGCCGGTGATCCCCGGCGGGCCGGCCGAGGCTGCGGGCGTGCGTCCCGGCGACATCATCGTGTCGGTGGACGGCACCCGGATCCGGGACGCGCAGCACCTGCTCGTCGAGCTGCGCTCGCACGCGGTCGGCGACACCGTGGAGATGGCGCTGCGCGGCGAGGACGGCCAGGAGCGCACCGTGGACATCGTCCTGGCAGGTGCCGAGGACTAG
- a CDS encoding Sec-independent protein translocase family protein has protein sequence MLNIGGGEIVVLVILALVILGPARLPHYASMLARGVRQLRDLADGAKAQIRQEMGPAFDDVDWRQLDPRQYDPRRIVREALASPAPGRRTPAAGSAPGLPAPAAQSRRAGSTTAWAAPSSATYDPVLPTPFDTDAT, from the coding sequence GTGCTCAACATCGGTGGCGGCGAGATCGTCGTTCTCGTCATCCTCGCGCTCGTGATCCTCGGGCCCGCCCGCCTGCCGCACTACGCGAGCATGCTCGCCCGCGGGGTCCGGCAGCTGCGCGACCTCGCCGACGGCGCCAAGGCGCAGATCAGGCAGGAGATGGGTCCCGCCTTCGACGACGTCGACTGGCGCCAGCTGGACCCCCGGCAGTACGACCCGCGGCGCATCGTGCGCGAGGCCCTGGCCAGCCCGGCACCCGGGCGTCGCACACCGGCGGCCGGGTCCGCGCCGGGGCTCCCGGCTCCCGCCGCGCAGTCGCGGCGCGCGGGGAGCACCACGGCCTGGGCGGCGCCGTCGAGCGCGACCTACGACCCGGTGCTGCCGACCCCGTTCGACACCGACGCCACCTGA
- a CDS encoding Mrp/NBP35 family ATP-binding protein: MSIPSTDAVHAALSTVLDPEIRKPLTELGMIEAVDVADGGRVQVTVLLTVPGCPMKNTITKDVTSAVSAVEGVSSVDVQLGVMNDDQRGQLRSQLRGGATEREIPFARPDSLTTVYAVASGKGGVGKSSVTVNLAAALAEEGLRVGVVDADIYGFSVPRMLGVTQAPTQVDDMILPPVTESGIKVISIGMFVPGNQPVVWRGPMLHRAMQQFLSDVYWGDIDVLLLDLPPGTGDIAITVAQLLPSSELIVVTTPQQAAAEVAERAGSIALQTHQRLVGVIENMSWLELPDGTRQEIFGSGGGQAVSDSLSRSVGAQVPLLGQVPLDVTLREGGDQGRPVVSSNPDSPAATALRGVARQLARRGRGLAGRKLGITPTARV; encoded by the coding sequence ATGTCCATCCCGAGCACCGATGCCGTCCACGCCGCGCTGTCCACCGTCCTGGACCCCGAGATCCGCAAACCGCTCACCGAGCTCGGGATGATCGAAGCCGTCGACGTGGCCGACGGCGGCCGCGTGCAGGTCACCGTGCTGCTCACCGTGCCCGGCTGCCCGATGAAGAACACCATCACCAAGGACGTCACGAGCGCGGTCTCCGCCGTGGAGGGCGTCAGCTCGGTGGACGTCCAGCTCGGCGTCATGAACGACGACCAGCGCGGCCAGCTGCGCAGCCAGCTGCGCGGCGGGGCCACCGAGCGGGAGATCCCCTTCGCGCGCCCCGACTCCCTGACCACCGTGTATGCCGTGGCCTCCGGCAAGGGAGGCGTCGGCAAGTCCTCGGTCACCGTCAACCTGGCCGCCGCGCTCGCGGAGGAGGGGTTGCGCGTGGGCGTCGTCGACGCCGACATCTACGGCTTCTCGGTCCCCCGCATGCTGGGCGTGACCCAGGCGCCCACGCAGGTCGACGACATGATCCTGCCCCCGGTCACCGAGTCCGGGATCAAGGTCATCTCGATCGGGATGTTCGTCCCCGGCAACCAGCCCGTCGTCTGGCGCGGACCGATGCTGCACCGGGCGATGCAGCAGTTCCTCTCCGACGTCTACTGGGGCGATATCGACGTGCTGCTGCTGGACCTTCCCCCGGGCACCGGCGACATCGCGATCACGGTGGCCCAGCTGCTGCCCAGCAGCGAGCTCATCGTGGTCACCACCCCGCAGCAGGCGGCCGCCGAGGTGGCGGAGCGGGCCGGCTCGATCGCGCTGCAGACCCACCAGCGCCTGGTCGGCGTCATCGAGAACATGTCCTGGCTGGAGCTGCCTGACGGGACCCGTCAGGAGATCTTCGGCTCCGGCGGCGGCCAGGCCGTGTCCGACTCCCTCAGCCGGTCCGTCGGCGCGCAGGTGCCGCTGCTGGGGCAGGTGCCGCTGGACGTCACCCTGCGCGAGGGCGGTGACCAGGGCCGGCCCGTCGTCAGCTCCAACCCCGACTCCCCCGCGGCCACGGCGCTGCGCGGCGTGGCCCGTCAGCTGGCCAGGCGCGGTCGCGGTCTGGCCGGACGCAAGCTGGGCATCACGCCGACCGCCCGGGTCTGA
- a CDS encoding DUF1003 domain-containing protein, with product MSEPVRRRDPGPRKAVPVERLDQPLAKRRTLVSQARMDPEVFGAFAERFARFMGTARFLVWMTIFVLVWIGWNALAPDRFTFDPYAFIFLTLMLSLQASYAAPLILLAQNRQDDRDKVQMGQDRARDERNLADTEFLTREVAALRLALREVATRDFVRSELRSLLEEMDDRAAERHLRSPEGTDRGQADGTAPDDARRPPREADEG from the coding sequence ATGTCTGAGCCGGTGCGCCGCCGGGACCCCGGCCCGCGCAAGGCGGTCCCCGTGGAGCGCCTGGACCAGCCCCTGGCCAAGCGCCGCACGCTCGTGTCCCAGGCGCGGATGGACCCCGAGGTCTTCGGCGCGTTCGCCGAACGCTTCGCCCGCTTCATGGGCACCGCGCGGTTCCTGGTGTGGATGACGATCTTCGTCCTGGTGTGGATCGGGTGGAACGCCCTCGCCCCGGACCGCTTCACCTTCGACCCCTACGCGTTCATCTTCCTGACCCTGATGCTCAGCCTGCAGGCCTCCTACGCCGCCCCGCTGATCCTGCTGGCGCAGAACCGCCAGGACGACCGCGACAAGGTCCAGATGGGCCAGGACCGCGCCCGGGACGAGCGGAACCTGGCGGACACGGAGTTCCTCACCCGGGAGGTCGCCGCCCTGCGGCTGGCGCTGCGCGAGGTCGCCACCCGCGACTTCGTCCGCTCCGAGCTGCGCAGCCTGCTCGAGGAGATGGACGACAGGGCCGCGGAGCGGCACCTCCGCAGCCCGGAGGGCACGGACCGGGGACAGGCCGACGGGACGGCCCCCGACGACGCCAGGAGGCCGCCGCGGGAGGCCGACGAGGGGTGA
- a CDS encoding magnesium transporter MgtE N-terminal domain-containing protein, producing MSLPRVFVARLNGMSVFDPMGDEVGRVRDVVVTLAGRDAVHGPRVIGLVVEVPGRRRVFVPITRVTSIDTGQVITTGLVNMRRFQQRAGETLVVGELFDRQVEVPEDDGRVSAVIEDVAMDQHRGGDWRLSRLFVRKGKDHALPASRGLRLRRRRGETVLVDVHGVHGLHQAGPAQAATALLEAYEDLKPQDLAEAIHDLSPKRRSEVADALDDETLADVLEELPDDDRLEILTHLPTERAADILEVMQPDDATDLLSDLPADTQEELLQLMEPQEAADIRRLLVYDENTAGGLMTTEPIILGPDASIAEALATVRREEVHPAIASLVYVTRPPHETPTGRLLGSVHIQRLLREAPHQPLGSVLDPDVDPLDPQAPLGEVTRALANYNLVALPVTDAEGRLIGAVTVDDVLDHILPDDWREDRDNVTEVADV from the coding sequence GTGAGCCTTCCGCGCGTCTTCGTCGCCCGTCTCAACGGGATGAGCGTCTTCGACCCGATGGGCGACGAGGTCGGCCGGGTGCGCGACGTGGTCGTGACCCTGGCTGGTCGGGACGCGGTGCACGGGCCGCGTGTCATCGGGCTCGTCGTGGAGGTCCCGGGCCGCCGCCGGGTCTTCGTGCCGATCACCCGGGTGACCTCCATCGACACCGGTCAGGTGATCACCACCGGCCTGGTCAACATGCGCCGCTTCCAGCAGCGCGCGGGCGAGACCCTCGTGGTCGGCGAGCTCTTCGACCGGCAGGTCGAGGTGCCGGAGGACGACGGCCGCGTGAGCGCGGTCATCGAGGACGTCGCGATGGACCAGCACCGCGGGGGCGACTGGCGGTTGTCCCGCCTGTTCGTGCGCAAGGGCAAGGACCACGCCCTCCCCGCCTCGCGCGGTCTGCGGCTGCGCCGGCGACGGGGCGAGACCGTCCTCGTCGACGTGCACGGCGTGCACGGCCTGCACCAGGCCGGGCCGGCCCAGGCCGCCACTGCCCTGCTCGAGGCCTACGAGGACCTCAAGCCCCAGGACCTGGCCGAGGCGATCCACGACCTGAGCCCCAAGCGCCGCTCGGAGGTCGCCGACGCGCTGGACGACGAGACGCTCGCCGACGTCCTGGAGGAGCTGCCCGACGACGACCGGCTCGAGATCCTGACCCACCTGCCGACCGAGCGGGCCGCCGACATCCTGGAGGTCATGCAGCCCGACGACGCCACCGACCTGCTCTCGGACCTGCCGGCCGACACCCAGGAGGAGCTGCTGCAGCTCATGGAGCCGCAGGAGGCGGCCGACATCCGCCGGCTGCTCGTCTACGACGAGAACACCGCCGGCGGTCTGATGACCACCGAGCCGATCATCCTCGGGCCGGACGCGAGCATCGCCGAGGCGCTGGCGACGGTGCGGCGCGAGGAGGTGCACCCGGCGATCGCCTCGCTGGTCTACGTCACCCGTCCCCCGCACGAGACGCCCACCGGCAGGCTGCTGGGCAGCGTGCACATCCAGCGCCTCCTGCGCGAGGCGCCGCACCAGCCCCTGGGGTCCGTCCTGGACCCGGACGTCGACCCGCTCGACCCGCAGGCACCGCTGGGCGAGGTGACGCGGGCGCTGGCCAACTACAACCTCGTCGCGCTCCCGGTCACCGACGCCGAGGGCAGGCTCATCGGCGCGGTCACCGTCGACGACGTCCTGGACCACATCCTTCCCGACGACTGGCGCGAGGACCGGGACAACGTGACGGAGGTGGCCGATGTCTGA
- a CDS encoding general stress protein — protein sequence MTPASNISRGGPGPVIALDYPMSLGVFERYEDAQSLVDYLSDEEFPVEQCMIVGTELKQVERVTGRLTTGRVALGGLLSGMWLGLFVGLIFALFAQVGDALMTVLYAVLFGAFFGLVWTLIGYAMTRGRRDFVSVTQVVATRYEVLTEHKLVERARDLMDRRPGAPLG from the coding sequence GTGACCCCAGCATCGAACATCTCGCGCGGCGGCCCGGGCCCCGTCATCGCCCTCGACTACCCGATGAGTCTGGGTGTCTTCGAGCGCTACGAGGACGCCCAGTCCCTCGTCGACTACCTCTCCGACGAGGAGTTCCCGGTCGAGCAGTGCATGATCGTGGGCACCGAGCTCAAGCAGGTCGAGCGGGTGACGGGCAGGCTCACCACCGGACGCGTGGCCCTGGGGGGCCTGCTCTCCGGAATGTGGCTGGGGTTGTTCGTGGGACTGATCTTCGCCCTGTTCGCCCAGGTCGGCGACGCCCTGATGACGGTGCTGTATGCCGTGCTCTTCGGTGCCTTCTTCGGGCTGGTATGGACGCTCATCGGCTACGCGATGACGCGGGGGCGGCGCGATTTCGTCTCGGTGACCCAGGTCGTGGCGACCCGCTACGAGGTGCTCACCGAGCACAAGCTGGT